A region from the Prevotella melaninogenica genome encodes:
- the rpiB gene encoding ribose 5-phosphate isomerase B, producing the protein MEIKTVGVACDHAGYPLKQFVIQYLEEHKYAYKDFGCNSDLSCDYPDYAHPLAEAIESGEVYPGIAICGSGEGMAITLNKHQGVRAGLVWNKDVAELIRQHNDANVIVLPGRFIDNKTAEKILDAFFKASFEGGRHERRVKKIPVQHG; encoded by the coding sequence ATGGAAATTAAGACAGTAGGAGTTGCCTGCGACCACGCAGGCTATCCATTAAAGCAATTCGTGATCCAGTATTTGGAAGAACACAAGTATGCATATAAGGATTTTGGCTGTAATAGTGATTTGAGCTGCGACTATCCTGATTATGCTCACCCATTGGCTGAAGCCATTGAAAGTGGTGAAGTTTATCCTGGTATTGCTATCTGTGGTAGCGGTGAGGGTATGGCTATCACACTCAACAAGCATCAAGGTGTACGTGCTGGTTTGGTATGGAACAAGGATGTAGCAGAGTTGATTCGTCAACATAATGATGCAAACGTCATTGTCCTCCCTGGCAGATTTATAGATAATAAGACCGCTGAAAAGATTCTTGACGCCTTCTTCAAAGCAAGTTTTGAGGGCGGAAGACACGAACGTCGCGTTAAGAAAATTCCTGTTCAGCACGGCTAA
- a CDS encoding transketolase family protein → MNDKKLMDRAADNIRILAVSMVEKAKSGHPGGAMGGADFINILFSEFLVFDPEQPEWAGRDRFYLDPGHMSPMLYAALTLQRKFTIDDIKQFRQWGSITPGHPERDIAHGIENSSGPLGQGHAYAAGAAVAEKFLAARLGNTMMQHKIYAYISDGGIQEGISAEVGRLAGNLGLNNFIMFYDSNDIQLSTECGVVMSEDTAMKYRAWNWNVLEIDGNDPDAIREALIAANKEEHRPTLIIGETIMGKGALQADGSNYEHSIKTHGAPLGGDAYTNTVKNLGGDINDPFKIFPDVQKLYDDRAAELRKIVAERHAAEAAWEKENPEKAAQMREWFSGKAPKIDWSGLIQKRDIPTRNGSAACLGVLAEQVPNMIVSSADLSNSDKTDGFLNKTHALTRDDFSGAFFQAGVSELAMACMCIGMMLHGGVITAMGTFFVFSDYMKPAVRMAALMRTPVKFVWSHDAFRVGEDGPTHEPVEQEAQIRLMEKLQNHLGQDSVRVLRPADSDAATVCWQMAMENMDTPTALIFSRQNVKSLPKGTDYQQTRKGAYIVPGSDEQYDVILVASGSEVSTCVDGAELLRKDGVKVRVVSAPSEGLFRRQSKEYQEQILPRDAKIFGLTAGLPVTLEGLVGANGKVYGLNSFGFSAPFKVLDEKLGFTPENVYKQVKAFLA, encoded by the coding sequence CGTGACCGATTCTACCTTGACCCAGGTCACATGTCTCCAATGCTTTACGCAGCATTGACCCTTCAGAGAAAGTTCACGATTGATGATATTAAACAATTCCGTCAGTGGGGGTCAATAACTCCTGGACATCCTGAAAGAGACATCGCACATGGTATCGAAAACTCTTCTGGTCCACTTGGGCAAGGTCATGCTTACGCTGCTGGTGCGGCTGTAGCAGAGAAGTTTCTTGCGGCACGCCTTGGTAACACAATGATGCAGCATAAGATCTATGCTTACATCTCTGATGGTGGCATCCAAGAAGGTATCAGTGCGGAAGTCGGTCGATTAGCAGGAAACCTGGGACTTAATAACTTCATTATGTTCTACGATTCTAATGACATTCAGCTTTCTACTGAGTGTGGAGTTGTGATGTCTGAAGATACAGCAATGAAGTATCGGGCATGGAATTGGAATGTATTGGAGATTGATGGCAACGATCCTGACGCTATTCGCGAAGCACTCATTGCTGCTAACAAGGAAGAGCATCGCCCTACGCTTATCATTGGTGAGACCATTATGGGTAAAGGAGCGTTGCAGGCAGACGGTAGTAACTACGAGCATAGCATTAAGACTCATGGTGCACCATTGGGTGGTGATGCCTACACAAATACAGTAAAGAATCTTGGGGGAGATATTAATGATCCATTCAAGATTTTTCCAGACGTACAGAAACTCTATGATGACCGTGCTGCAGAACTCAGAAAGATTGTTGCAGAGCGTCATGCAGCTGAAGCAGCTTGGGAGAAAGAAAATCCTGAGAAGGCAGCACAGATGCGTGAGTGGTTCTCTGGCAAGGCTCCAAAGATTGACTGGAGTGGGCTTATACAGAAGCGTGACATCCCAACGCGTAATGGTTCTGCAGCTTGTCTCGGTGTTCTTGCTGAACAAGTTCCTAACATGATTGTATCATCAGCCGACCTTAGCAACTCTGATAAGACAGATGGCTTCCTCAACAAAACACATGCACTCACACGTGACGACTTCAGCGGTGCCTTCTTCCAAGCAGGTGTTAGCGAGTTGGCAATGGCATGTATGTGTATCGGTATGATGCTCCATGGTGGTGTCATCACCGCAATGGGAACTTTCTTCGTCTTCTCTGACTATATGAAACCAGCTGTTCGCATGGCTGCCCTCATGCGCACGCCTGTTAAGTTCGTATGGAGTCACGACGCTTTCCGTGTAGGTGAAGACGGCCCAACCCACGAGCCTGTAGAACAAGAAGCACAGATACGCTTGATGGAGAAGTTACAAAATCATCTTGGACAGGATTCTGTTCGTGTACTTCGTCCAGCTGATAGCGATGCTGCAACGGTTTGCTGGCAGATGGCAATGGAGAATATGGATACCCCAACAGCTCTCATCTTCTCACGTCAGAATGTAAAGAGTTTGCCAAAGGGCACTGACTATCAGCAGACACGAAAGGGTGCTTATATCGTACCAGGTTCTGACGAACAGTATGATGTCATCCTCGTTGCAAGTGGTTCTGAGGTCTCTACCTGCGTTGATGGAGCTGAGTTGTTACGCAAAGATGGAGTGAAGGTACGTGTTGTTAGCGCACCATCAGAGGGACTATTCCGTCGTCAGAGTAAGGAATATCAGGAGCAGATTCTGCCAAGAGATGCTAAGATTTTCGGTCTTACGGCAGGTCTCCCAGTAACCCTCGAAGGTTTAGTGGGTGCCAATGGTAAGGTCTATGGTCTCAACAGCTTCGGCTTCTCAGCACCTTTTAAAGTTCTCGATGAGAAGTTAGGCTTTACTCCAGAGAATGTTTACAAACAAGTAAAAGCATTTTTAGCATAA